The following are encoded together in the Serratia sp. UGAL515B_01 genome:
- a CDS encoding type II toxin-antitoxin system RelE/ParE family toxin, producing MTVRFTTDAKTQFRQIRAYSQRRWGKEIADLYAHAIRTVLTSTLDQHPFPGIAREELGPEIMSFPCESHMIYYRETSYGIEVIGLLHQTQDPSRHL from the coding sequence ATGACCGTCAGATTTACCACTGACGCCAAGACTCAGTTTCGTCAAATCCGGGCCTATTCACAGCGCCGGTGGGGAAAGGAAATAGCCGACCTGTACGCACACGCCATCCGAACAGTCCTGACATCGACTCTTGATCAACATCCCTTTCCCGGAATAGCCCGTGAAGAACTGGGCCCAGAGATCATGAGTTTTCCTTGTGAAAGCCATATGATTTACTACCGTGAAACGTCTTACGGCATTGAGGTGATCGGTTTACTCCATCAAACTCAGGACCCGAGTCGTCACTTATAA
- a CDS encoding helix-turn-helix domain-containing protein translates to MSLPELPSCGVARFLILLDGPWATLIIRELLHGPRRFTELRKALPGISAHTLTHRLRQFENHGLLTRSAFAETPPRVVYELTPLGQSLRPVLEAMQRWGDALPLNGSCI, encoded by the coding sequence ATGTCATTACCAGAACTCCCCTCTTGTGGCGTTGCCAGGTTTCTAATTCTTTTAGACGGCCCCTGGGCTACGCTGATCATCCGTGAGTTATTACACGGTCCTCGCCGATTTACCGAATTGCGCAAGGCTTTGCCAGGTATCAGTGCACACACGCTTACCCACCGACTTAGACAGTTCGAGAACCATGGTTTGCTAACTCGTAGCGCTTTTGCGGAAACACCACCTCGGGTTGTCTACGAGCTGACCCCTCTTGGGCAAAGCTTACGTCCAGTATTGGAGGCCATGCAACGCTGGGGGGATGCTTTACCTTTAAATGGGTCGTGTATTTAA
- a CDS encoding SDR family oxidoreductase: protein MTYIVHGATGAQGAPLFKRLLQSGKQAIAAVRHTDKLSGMPTIQIDNASVDSLVAAYRGAEGVFIHLPLAAEAERVSYARNIVKAIELAKPKRVVISTSGAIIDEPDSPLQALNDSAIAILIDGVQKTGVSTAVLAPRLYLENLLLPMVFGPAQSDGTLRYPIRADFPVSWSSHLDVAEVAERLFNEPGITGVVGVGQLPGMLGADLAQGMAKYLGRHVTFESLQPQDFGTLIEPLFGPAANAVVGLYQALWQVSSNTISATTSAQQLLNMTPRNVEKWLADTLK from the coding sequence ATGACCTACATTGTTCATGGTGCAACAGGTGCACAAGGCGCTCCTTTGTTCAAACGTCTTCTTCAGTCAGGCAAGCAGGCGATTGCCGCAGTACGGCATACAGACAAGCTTTCTGGTATGCCAACCATACAGATTGATAATGCTTCGGTTGATTCGCTGGTTGCGGCCTACCGCGGAGCGGAAGGGGTGTTTATTCATTTGCCGCTAGCTGCTGAAGCTGAACGTGTGTCTTATGCTCGCAATATTGTTAAGGCGATCGAATTAGCTAAACCAAAACGTGTCGTAATTTCTACCAGTGGTGCCATTATTGACGAACCCGATTCGCCGCTGCAGGCACTCAATGACTCAGCTATTGCTATCCTGATCGACGGTGTGCAGAAAACTGGGGTATCTACTGCTGTCTTAGCACCTCGGTTATATCTGGAAAACCTGTTGCTGCCGATGGTGTTCGGCCCGGCACAATCTGATGGCACATTACGTTATCCGATCCGTGCCGACTTCCCTGTGTCCTGGAGTTCTCATCTTGATGTGGCCGAAGTGGCTGAGCGCCTCTTTAATGAACCGGGGATCACAGGCGTTGTAGGTGTGGGCCAATTGCCTGGGATGTTGGGTGCTGATCTGGCGCAGGGCATGGCCAAATATCTTGGTCGTCATGTCACATTCGAGAGTCTGCAACCACAGGACTTTGGTACATTGATCGAACCATTGTTCGGCCCTGCTGCTAACGCTGTTGTTGGTCTGTACCAGGCCTTGTGGCAAGTGAGCAGCAATACCATTTCTGCTACCACAAGTGCACAGCAACTCCTGAACATGACGCCGCGAAATGTCGAGAAATGGCTGGCTGATACCCTGAAATAG